A DNA window from Setaria viridis chromosome 2, Setaria_viridis_v4.0, whole genome shotgun sequence contains the following coding sequences:
- the LOC117845420 gene encoding uncharacterized protein: protein MANKATAATSWRWRLLLLLLVTVAALCWIPPAIAAAAAAAAASTANGARRSLLGFVEAQGNASYQCTPSGPCIPCQYSEKNDEKYSCSETGYRLPLKCVQAQNVTKEGNKGKQRKILDDASTSGGTKSTSGSTKSTSGGPKYYITYRSCVPLEGEEKLSVLGFEVIMAGMLLVSGPFVYYRKRRTNIMQGAARIPTSPPRF, encoded by the exons ATGGCGAacaaggcgacggcggcgacctccTGGCGGTGGCGacttctgctgctgctcctcgtcaCCGTGGCTGCCCTATGCTGGATTCCCCCGGCCATcgctgctgctgcagcggcggcggccgcatcgACGGCCAATGGAGCGCGGAGGTCGCTGCTCGGCTTCGTGGAGGCGCAAGGGAACGCCTCCTACCAGTGCACGCCCTCGGGGCCCTGCATCCCATGCCAGTACTCTGAGAAG AATGATGAAAAGTACAGCTGCAGCGAAACTGGCTATCGCCTGCCCTTGAAATGTGTACAAGCGCAAAATGTTACAAAAGAAGGAAACAAGGGCAAGCAGAGGAAGATATTGGATGATGCATCCACATCAGGCGGCACAAAATCCACATCAGGCAGCACAAAATCCACATCCGGTGGCCCTAAGTATTATATTACTTACAGGAGTTGTGTGCCATTGGAGGGTGAAGAGAAGTTATCTGTTCTCGGTTTTGAG GTAATAATGGCCGGGATGTTGCTAGTAAGCGGCCCATTTGTATATTACCGGAAACGGCGTACAAATATTATGCAGGGGGCTGCAAGAATCCCAACAAGTCCTCCTAGGTTCTAG
- the LOC117845416 gene encoding RCC1 domain-containing protein RUG3, mitochondrial isoform X1, which produces MFRRLLPRRRRFSTSSASNATPTLYSSGTTPFSLLSWGRGASGQLGGGKEERRLYPSPVAHLLLPDSDPRLAPTPGRLPSAGETSGVEVGISCGLFHSALLVEGGAWVWGKGDGGRLGLGDESSAFVPRHNPNLRELRLLALGGIHSAALTASGDVFTWGYGGFGALGHYVYHRELLPRQVKGPWDGNITHIATSGAHTAAITDSGELYTWGRDEGDGRLGLGSGGGPGEAGSLSVPSKVNALPVPVAAVACGGFFTMALTSDGQLWSWGANSNFELGRGSNSSDWKPQLVPSLKNIRVIQVACGGYHSLALTDEGEVLSWGHGGHGQLGHPTLQNHRVPLSIKALSEERIVYIACGGSTSAAISEKGDLYMWGNARDCQLGVPGLPEVQPLPVKVNFLRDGDEDLGPPHVISVAIGASHAMCLVSTQQIEK; this is translated from the exons atgttccgccgcctcctcccccgccgccgccgcttctccacATCGTCCGCCTCCAACGCCACCCCAACCCTCTACTCTAGCGGAACCACCCCATTCTCCCTCCTCTCGTGGGGCCGTGGCGCGTCCGGCCAGCTCGGCGGCGGGAAGGAGGAGCGCCGCCTCTACCCGTCCCCCGTTGCCCACCTCCTTCTCCCCGACTCAGACCCGCGACTTGCGCCCACCCCCGGACGCCTCCCCTCTGCTGGGGAGACGTCTGGCGTGGAGGTGGGGATCTCCTGCGGGCTCTTCCACTCCGCGCTCCTCGTCGAAGGAGGCGCATGGGTATGGGGCaagggcgacggcggccgcctcggcctcggTGACGAGTCATCCGCCTTCGTCCCCCGCCACAACCCCAACCTCCGGGAGCTCCGCCTCCTGGCGCTCGGCGGCATCCACTCCGCGGCGCTGACCGCCTCCGGTGACGTCTTCACCTG GGGTTATGGTGGATTTGGAGCTCTGGGGCACTACGTGTACCATAGGGAGCTTTTGCCTAGGCAAGTGAAAGGGCCTTGGGATGGGAACATAACGCACATTGCTACAAGTGGAGCGCATACTGCAGCAATCACCGACTCAG GTGAACTTTACACTTGGGGTCGTGATGAAGGCGATGGAAGGTTGGGGCTTGGGAGTGGAGGTGGCCCAGGTGAAGCTGGCTCCCTCAGTGTTCCTTCCAAGGTGAATGCATTGCCTGTTCCAGTTGCTGCTGTAGCTTGTGGTGGCTTCTTCACAATGGCGCTGACTTCAGATGGACAATTATGGAGTTGGGGAG CAAATTCGAACTTCGAACTGGGAAGAGGAAGCAATTCAAGTGATTGGAAACCACAGCTTGTCCCTAGTCTGAAAAATATCCGTGTAATCCAAGTAGCATGTGGTGGATATCATTCTTTAGCTTTGACTG ATGAAGGTGAAGTTCTCTCTTGGGGGCATGGTGGGCATGGACAACTTGGACATCCAACCCTCCAAAACCATAGGGTCCCACTATCCATCAAAGCTTTATCTGAGGAGCGAATTGTCTATATAGCCTGCGGAGGATCGACCTCTGCTGCTATATCAG AGAAAGGTGACTTGTACATGTGGGGAAATGCAAGAGACTGCCAGTTAGGCGTCCCTGGTCTACCAGAAGTTCAGCCACTCCCTGTCAAGGTGAATTTCCTCAGAGATGGTGATGAAGATTTGGGTCCTCCTCATGTCATATCTGTTGCAATAGGAGCCTCCCATGCCATGTGCTTGGTCTCCACACAACAAATTGAGAAATAG
- the LOC117845416 gene encoding RCC1 domain-containing protein RUG3, mitochondrial isoform X2, which produces MFRRLLPRRRRFSTSSASNATPTLYSSGTTPFSLLSWGRGASGQLGGGKEERRLYPSPVAHLLLPDSDPRLAPTPGRLPSAGETSGVEVGISCGLFHSALLVEGGAWVWGKGDGGRLGLGDESSAFVPRHNPNLRELRLLALGGIHSAALTASGDVFTWGYGGFGALGHYVYHRELLPRQVKGPWDGNITHIATSGAHTAAITDSGDGRLGLGSGGGPGEAGSLSVPSKVNALPVPVAAVACGGFFTMALTSDGQLWSWGANSNFELGRGSNSSDWKPQLVPSLKNIRVIQVACGGYHSLALTDEGEVLSWGHGGHGQLGHPTLQNHRVPLSIKALSEERIVYIACGGSTSAAISEKGDLYMWGNARDCQLGVPGLPEVQPLPVKVNFLRDGDEDLGPPHVISVAIGASHAMCLVSTQQIEK; this is translated from the exons atgttccgccgcctcctcccccgccgccgccgcttctccacATCGTCCGCCTCCAACGCCACCCCAACCCTCTACTCTAGCGGAACCACCCCATTCTCCCTCCTCTCGTGGGGCCGTGGCGCGTCCGGCCAGCTCGGCGGCGGGAAGGAGGAGCGCCGCCTCTACCCGTCCCCCGTTGCCCACCTCCTTCTCCCCGACTCAGACCCGCGACTTGCGCCCACCCCCGGACGCCTCCCCTCTGCTGGGGAGACGTCTGGCGTGGAGGTGGGGATCTCCTGCGGGCTCTTCCACTCCGCGCTCCTCGTCGAAGGAGGCGCATGGGTATGGGGCaagggcgacggcggccgcctcggcctcggTGACGAGTCATCCGCCTTCGTCCCCCGCCACAACCCCAACCTCCGGGAGCTCCGCCTCCTGGCGCTCGGCGGCATCCACTCCGCGGCGCTGACCGCCTCCGGTGACGTCTTCACCTG GGGTTATGGTGGATTTGGAGCTCTGGGGCACTACGTGTACCATAGGGAGCTTTTGCCTAGGCAAGTGAAAGGGCCTTGGGATGGGAACATAACGCACATTGCTACAAGTGGAGCGCATACTGCAGCAATCACCGACTCAG GCGATGGAAGGTTGGGGCTTGGGAGTGGAGGTGGCCCAGGTGAAGCTGGCTCCCTCAGTGTTCCTTCCAAGGTGAATGCATTGCCTGTTCCAGTTGCTGCTGTAGCTTGTGGTGGCTTCTTCACAATGGCGCTGACTTCAGATGGACAATTATGGAGTTGGGGAG CAAATTCGAACTTCGAACTGGGAAGAGGAAGCAATTCAAGTGATTGGAAACCACAGCTTGTCCCTAGTCTGAAAAATATCCGTGTAATCCAAGTAGCATGTGGTGGATATCATTCTTTAGCTTTGACTG ATGAAGGTGAAGTTCTCTCTTGGGGGCATGGTGGGCATGGACAACTTGGACATCCAACCCTCCAAAACCATAGGGTCCCACTATCCATCAAAGCTTTATCTGAGGAGCGAATTGTCTATATAGCCTGCGGAGGATCGACCTCTGCTGCTATATCAG AGAAAGGTGACTTGTACATGTGGGGAAATGCAAGAGACTGCCAGTTAGGCGTCCCTGGTCTACCAGAAGTTCAGCCACTCCCTGTCAAGGTGAATTTCCTCAGAGATGGTGATGAAGATTTGGGTCCTCCTCATGTCATATCTGTTGCAATAGGAGCCTCCCATGCCATGTGCTTGGTCTCCACACAACAAATTGAGAAATAG
- the LOC117845421 gene encoding uncharacterized protein produces MGGDHGGGHGGGDFRQKVWSMTGGPYCRPVHWRRNTAIAMFGVFLVCIPIAMKSAELEQRPHHPVRPIPSQLWCKNFGKKEY; encoded by the exons atgggCGGCGACCATGGCGGCGGGCACGGGGGCGGCGACTTCCGCCAGAAGGTCTGGAGCATGACGGGCGGGCCCTACTGCCGCCCCGTCCACTGGCGCCGCAACACCGCCATCGCCATGTTCGGCGTCTTCCTCGTCTGCATCCCCATCGCCATGAAATCCGCGGAGCTCGAG CAACGCCCGCATCACCCAGTCCGACCAATCCCATCGCAACTGTGGTGCAAAAACTTTGGCAAGAAGGAGTACTGA
- the LOC117845419 gene encoding dihydroneopterin aldolase 2 yields the protein MLTTLWARQIAHLPTKWANSGVAAAPSFLAVKQRHPHFTLVHRASFSSQHSQPTRGAAGPLMAERELIGKDKLVLRGLQFHGFHGVKQEEKTLGQKFVVDVDAWMDLSTAGETDSISDTVSYTDIYRIAKNVVEGPSQNLLESVAHQIASATLLKFPQISAVRVEVKKPHVAVQGIVDYLGVEIVRYRKDKTGSSPGAPLH from the exons ATGCTCACTACCTTGTGGGCTCGTCAGATTGCACATCTGCCCACCAAGTGGGCAAATTCAGGAGTAGCCgctgccccttccttccttgctGTCAAGCAGCGGCATCCCCATTTTACTTTGGTTCACAGGGCGTCCTTCAGCTCCCAACACAGCCAACCGACAAGAGGCGCTGCAG GTCCTCTTATGGCTGAAAGGGAGTTGATTGGGAAGGATAAGCTTGTGCTTAGAGGTTTGCAGTTTCATGGATTCCATGGAGTGAAACAGGAGGAGAAGACTCTGGGCCAAAAGTTTGTTGTAGATGTTGATGCTTGGATGGATCTGAGCACTGCTGGTGAAACTGACAGCATATCTGATACAGTCAGTTACACGGATATTTACAG AATTGCCAAGAATGTGGTTGAAGGTCCATCTCAGAATCTTTTGGAGTCAGTGGCTCACCAGATTGCAAGTGCCACATTGCTCAAGTTCCCACAAATATCTGCTGTCCGGGTTGAAGTTAAGAAACCTCATGTCGCTGTACAAGGAATTGTTGACTATTTAGGTGTTGAGATAGTTAGGTATAGAAAGGACAAGACAGGAAGTTCACCAGGAGCTCCACTGCACTAG
- the LOC117845418 gene encoding ALA-interacting subunit 3 isoform X1, producing the protein MRKVTWMVGLGDPYLSGFPEALKDRARVFIEALASPQAAMVLANSDAAGPSSSQDYSAATMKKRNRPQYHPFTQQQLPACKPILAPKTVIPVLLFVGIIFIPIGLGCIAASNRVVEVVYQYETSCVPGYMLDNKVAYIQNPSIDKTCRRILKVPKDMKQPIYIYYQLDKFYQNHRRYVTSRNDKQLRSPEEVNTTQYCKPEATHHGNPVVPCGLVAWSLFNDTYSFTRGNEVLMVNKRGISWRSERGDIFGKRVFPRNFQNGTLIGGGTLDPRIPLSRQEDLIVWMRTAALPTFRKLYGRIEVDLHVDELITVTLQNNYNTYSFGGKKALVLSTAGVLGGKNGFLGRGYVVVGLACLALAALLTLLCLVFPLREEHLALRYPLTRPAR; encoded by the exons ATGAGGAAAGTGACGTGGATGGTTGGGTTAGGTGATCCTTACCTTTCTGGTTTCCCAGAGGCTCTCAAGGACAG GGCTAGAGTCTTCATTGAGGCGCTAGCTTCGCCACAGGCAGCAATGGTGCTGGCAAACAGTGATGCAGCTGGACCAAGCTCTAGCCAGGATTATTCGGCAGCCACCATGAAGAAGCGCAACAGGCCTCAGT ATCATCCGTTTACTCAGCAGCAGCTTCCAGCTTGCAAGCCTATACTTGCGCCTAAGACA GTTATTCCTGTACTTTTGTTTGTGGGCATAATCTTTATCCCAATTGGCCTTGGTTGCATTGCAGCATCAAATAGG GTTGTTGAAGTGGTCTATCAATATGAAACTTCATGCGTACCAGGATACATGCTTGACAACAAAGTTGCTTATATCCAGAATCCTTCTATAGATAAGACCTGCAGAAGGATTCTCAAG GTTCCTAAGGATATGAAGCAGCCAATCTACATATATTATCAACTCGACAAGTTTTACCAGAACCATCGAAG GTATGTGACGAGCCGTAACGATAAGCAGCTGAGAAGTCCTGAGGAGGTCAACACCACACAGTATTGCAAACCTGAAGCTACTCACCATGGAAACCCAGTTGTCCCCTGCGGGCTCGTAGCTTGGAGCTTGTTCAACGACACGTACAGCTTCACTCGTGGCAATGAGGTGCTGATGGTTAACAAGCGAGGCATTTCGTGGAGGAGCGAAAGGGGGGACATTTTTGGGAAGCGAGTGTTTCCGAGGAATTTCCAGAATGGCACTCTGATTGGTGGTGGGACGCTCGATCCAAGAATACCT CTGAGCAGGCAGGAAGATCTGATCGTCTGGATGCGAACCGCGGCGCTGCCAACGTTCCGGAAGCTGTACGGGAGGATCGAGGTGGACCTCCACGTCGACGAGCTGATCACGGTGACGCTGCAGAACAACTACAACACGTACAGCTTCGGCGGGAAGAAGGCGCTGGTGCTGTCGACCGCCGGCGTGCTGGGGGGCAAGAACGGGTTCCTCGGCCGCGGGTACGTGGTCGTCGGCCTCGCCTGCCTCGCGCTGGCGGCGCTCCTGACGCTGCTCTGCCTCGTCTTCCCACT GAGAGAGGAGCATCTTGCGCTGCGGTACCCTCTGACCCGGCCTGCACGATGA
- the LOC117845418 gene encoding ALA-interacting subunit 3 isoform X2 — translation MVLANSDAAGPSSSQDYSAATMKKRNRPQYHPFTQQQLPACKPILAPKTVIPVLLFVGIIFIPIGLGCIAASNRVVEVVYQYETSCVPGYMLDNKVAYIQNPSIDKTCRRILKVPKDMKQPIYIYYQLDKFYQNHRRYVTSRNDKQLRSPEEVNTTQYCKPEATHHGNPVVPCGLVAWSLFNDTYSFTRGNEVLMVNKRGISWRSERGDIFGKRVFPRNFQNGTLIGGGTLDPRIPLSRQEDLIVWMRTAALPTFRKLYGRIEVDLHVDELITVTLQNNYNTYSFGGKKALVLSTAGVLGGKNGFLGRGYVVVGLACLALAALLTLLCLVFPLREEHLALRYPLTRPAR, via the exons ATGGTGCTGGCAAACAGTGATGCAGCTGGACCAAGCTCTAGCCAGGATTATTCGGCAGCCACCATGAAGAAGCGCAACAGGCCTCAGT ATCATCCGTTTACTCAGCAGCAGCTTCCAGCTTGCAAGCCTATACTTGCGCCTAAGACA GTTATTCCTGTACTTTTGTTTGTGGGCATAATCTTTATCCCAATTGGCCTTGGTTGCATTGCAGCATCAAATAGG GTTGTTGAAGTGGTCTATCAATATGAAACTTCATGCGTACCAGGATACATGCTTGACAACAAAGTTGCTTATATCCAGAATCCTTCTATAGATAAGACCTGCAGAAGGATTCTCAAG GTTCCTAAGGATATGAAGCAGCCAATCTACATATATTATCAACTCGACAAGTTTTACCAGAACCATCGAAG GTATGTGACGAGCCGTAACGATAAGCAGCTGAGAAGTCCTGAGGAGGTCAACACCACACAGTATTGCAAACCTGAAGCTACTCACCATGGAAACCCAGTTGTCCCCTGCGGGCTCGTAGCTTGGAGCTTGTTCAACGACACGTACAGCTTCACTCGTGGCAATGAGGTGCTGATGGTTAACAAGCGAGGCATTTCGTGGAGGAGCGAAAGGGGGGACATTTTTGGGAAGCGAGTGTTTCCGAGGAATTTCCAGAATGGCACTCTGATTGGTGGTGGGACGCTCGATCCAAGAATACCT CTGAGCAGGCAGGAAGATCTGATCGTCTGGATGCGAACCGCGGCGCTGCCAACGTTCCGGAAGCTGTACGGGAGGATCGAGGTGGACCTCCACGTCGACGAGCTGATCACGGTGACGCTGCAGAACAACTACAACACGTACAGCTTCGGCGGGAAGAAGGCGCTGGTGCTGTCGACCGCCGGCGTGCTGGGGGGCAAGAACGGGTTCCTCGGCCGCGGGTACGTGGTCGTCGGCCTCGCCTGCCTCGCGCTGGCGGCGCTCCTGACGCTGCTCTGCCTCGTCTTCCCACT GAGAGAGGAGCATCTTGCGCTGCGGTACCCTCTGACCCGGCCTGCACGATGA
- the LOC117845467 gene encoding uncharacterized protein produces MAMEKAASFLPSLLGGGGSPEPAATVRSITVYPVKSCRGVSVPQAAITATGFRWDRQWMVVNTKGRAVTQRVEPSLALVEADMPPEAFAAEDWHPASHSHMVIRAPGMDPLKIPLAAEHATIDGVAVWEWSGSAYDEGAEAAEWFSSYLGKPSRLVRFKEVSETRPTDPDYAQGYKVMFSDAFPILIASQGSLDALNEILKEPVRMNRFRANLLVDGCHPYSEDLWKTVKINKLTFMGVRLRDCCKVPTVDQETGTPGIEPNETLRTFRSGEVLRPRHTKKRQVYFGQNLVCKESLSANGKGRIIKVGDPVYVLQSFSSTDEAPA; encoded by the exons ATGGCCATGGAGAAGGCAGCatccttcctcccctccctccttggcggcggcgggtcgccggagccggcggccaCGGTGCGGTCCATCACCGTGTACCCCGTCAAGTCCTGCAGGGGCGTCTCCGTGCCCCAGGCCGCTATCACCGCTACCG GGTTCAGGTGGGATCGGCAGTGGATGGTGGTGAACACCAAGGGCCGTGCAGTGACGCAGAGGGTGGAGCCCAGCCTCGCGCTCGTCGAGGCCGACATGCCGCCGGAGGCCTTCGCCGCCGAGGACTGGCATCCAGCCAGCCACTCCCACATGG TTATCAGAGCACCCGGAATGGACCCTCTGAAGATCCCTCTTGCCGCCGAGCACGCCACGATCGATGGCGTCGCCGTGTGGGAATGGTCTGGCTCTGCGTACGACGAAGGAGCCGAGGCAGCCGAGTGGTTCTCCTCTTACCTTGGAAAGCCCAGCCGGCTAGTGCGCTTCAAAGAAG TATCGGAGACTAGACCGACCGATCCGGACTATGCTCAAGGCTACAAAGTGATGTTCTCTGATGCCTTCCCAATTCTGATAGCCTCCCAG GGATCATTGGATGCACTAAATGAGATTCTTAAGGAGCCTGTGCGAATGAACCGCTTCAGAGCAAA TCTTTTAGTGGATGGATGCCATCCATACTCAGAGGATCTGTGGAAAACAGTGAAGATCAACAAGCTAACATTCATGGGTGTCAGGTTGCGCGACTGTTGCAAG GTTCCTACCGTTGACCAAGAAACTGGAACTCCTGGCATCGAACCAAATGAAACTCTGCGGACATTTCGGTCCGGTGAAGTGCTGCGTCCAAGACACACAAAAAAACGGCAG GTGTACTTTGGGCAAAATCTAGTCTGCAAGGAATCCCTGTCAGCAAATGGCAAAGGAAGGATCATCAAGGTCGGTGACCCGGTTTATGTTCTGCAGTCATTCTCTTCTACTGATGAAGCACCAGCCTGA